CTGATTCCTCTTTATAATTGgaacatattataaaattaattcatataaATGTATAGGGACAACAGTGTATtgaatgtggtaaagcttttatATGTGCCAATTATCCTTGCAGGATTGAAAGAATTCAAACTGGAGAGAAACTTTCAGTATATATTCAATGTGGTAAACCCTTGACATATGACAGTCAGCTTAAATGGaatgaaagaacacacactggagagaagccctatgaatgtaatcagtgtggtaaggcctttgcagtTTACAATAATCTTCAAAtccataaaagaatacatactggagagaaaccctacgaatgtaatcagtgtgggaaggcctttgcACAGTACAGTGCTCTTCAAtgccataaaagaacacacactggagagaaaccctatgaatgtaatcagtgtggtaaggcatTTGCAGCTCACAATAATCTTCAAacccataaaagaacacatactggagagaaaccatatgagtgtaatcagtgtggtaaggcctttgcagcTCAGACTAAtcttcaaaagcataaaagaacacatactggagagaaaccctacgaatgtaatcagtgtggtaagacCTTTTCAGTTCATAGTACTcttcaaaaccataaaagaacacatactggagagaaaccctatgaatgtaatcactgTGGGAAGGCCTTTGCACAGTACAGTGCTCTTCTCtgccataaaagaacacacactggagaaaaaccatATGCGTGTGATCAGTGCAGTAAGGCCTTTGCAGCTCACAGTAATCTTCAAAGCCATAAAgaaacacatactggagagaaacactATGAATGTAATCACTGTGGGAAGGCCTTTGCACAATACAGTGGTCTTCAGCATCATAAAAAAACACATACTGGaaagaagccctatgaatgtaatcagtgtggtaaagcatttgcaGCTCACAGTACTCTTCAAACCCATAAAAGaagacacactggagagaaaccttatgaacgTAATGAGTGTGGTAAGGCATTTGCAGCTTCTGGTAATCTTAAAATGCATAAAAGATCTCACCCTAGATAGAAACActttgaatgtaatcagtgtggtaagagCTTTGCACAGCACAGtgatcttcaaatgcataaaagaacataCAAAAGAGAGAAACCCCATGGGTGtattcagtgtggtaaagcctttgcagaTGACAGAAATCTTCCAAGGCTTAAAAACAGTATGAATGAAATCAGTGTGATAAAGCCTTTTCATGTCTTATTCATCTTAAAGTGCATAAATGTACACATATAGGAGAAAAACCATGGAGAGAATCTATGTGGTAAATCCTTTGTCACAACAATttacaaatacattaaataaacaatCAAGGAAGGAAATTATAATTGTAATAAATGTCTTCAAAAACATGACAAAAATCATACTGCAGTGAAATtctataaataaacttttttgtgTAATCAATCTGAGAAAGCTTTTGCAAATTACAATAGTCTTTGTGTACCTGAAGAACAGCCTGAGGgcttattctaaattatttttcaagatcGTAAGCAAATACACTTACAATCAAACAACTAACAGCATTCATTCTGTAGAAAAAATTTGATAGTGTCAATAATTCTGTTGAATATAATACCTTTTTTTGCACAAGCAAACTAATGGACAAAACGTAATTATTGAATTTATGCTGACCTGTGGGCAAGACAAAGAGCCAGTCAAAGAATCACACCGTGGTACTGAAATGACATCCAAAGGAAAACACTTTGTCCCTGAATCTTGAGCTAGTTATAGAGACAACATCACCCTGAAGACAGAGCCAAAagccaatgaaagaaatacaCTTTGGCTCTCAAACTAGAGCTAAAACACACTCTAGCCTTGTCCAACTGAGCACAAAGCCAACCACTCTCTGAGCACAAAATCCAGCCCATGTCTCAGCTTGTTCAACTCATGGATTGAGATCTGACCAGTTTCCACCTTCAAATTCTCCTTAGAAGAGATCTGGTTTTAAGAAGCCCTATATGAGCCATATGCTCATTCAGTTGGCAGCTGTCCTTTTCCACTGTGGCAGAGACAGTCACTCTCTTCCCTCCCAAATAAAGCTCTTGATTGTGATTTCTGTGAAGAACTTCTTTCACTGGAATGGATCAGAAACTCCCTAGTGGAGTTGAATTGAGATATAATTGATACTTCTACTTAGAAACTCATTTAACCCAGAGGAGCACAGCAGCAATGGACACCTCTTTTGAAGCACTCCGTTAGGGGGGTGGAGCAGATCAGTAACAGACATGTCTGCTTGGAAACTCTTAGAAGAATGGAACAGATCCCAGCTGTGATGGCTCTCTTTCAGAGAGGAACATTATTCCCTCATCTAGTGGGGTGCCCTTCTCTTCACAACTGTAGGTGTGTCCTGACTTCAGGCAGTAAGGGTACCTTTCCCTCCAGAACTGTAACTCTTGTGCTATGAATCTGAGTGATAATGAAACCCTTTTAGATTTTATACTTCTCTTCAATTGCAAGGCATAAGTAATTCACATGTGTAATCACTCCTTTTTGTTGTGATACCATCtctatttcaaattataaatgcatttaatttGGCCCTTGGTCCTCGAAGATAAAAGGATCACCATGAAAGTTCCATGGCAAAAATTGTCAGACATGGCACCTGAAGCAGGAGCTTAAGAAGTCACATCCTTAATCTCCTGCATAAAGCAGAAAGTAGGAACTGGAACTGGTGTATCGATGTAAATTCTCACAGCCTACtctcagtgacatatttccttcagCATGttctaaatcttcccaaatgataCCACCAACTTAGAAGGACTAATTTCTCTTACTTCAAGCTtaaatttgctttctctttcatgaACCAGTTCATGAAGAAAAACTCTGTAAGTGAGCTGTCAGATACCTCAACTCCTCATTTAGAGTGATAAATGCTTACAGGAGATATATGTTCATGAGTAAAAAACTGATTAAAACGTTGTTTTAATTGTAATTACgcagtgcgtgtgtgtatgtgtgaattcTGTATCTTGAGAAAATTAACACTTCTTGTAGCAGGAATTACAGGAAGCTGTTAAAAATTTGATCTTAGTCTTGGGAATAAACATTTCTTAGTCACCTCGCCATGACTCTAGtgctataaatgttttaaattctatttaggTCAGTTTTAAGTCTGCAATAGAAACAAACTCATAAAGAAGACATTCCTATTCATGAAAAAATTCTGTTAATGACATTAAACACCACGGATTTCTTTAGcatcaagaaaaattatttttcatcataGCATTAAAGGAAGTAAATTGCATACCATGTTCATTCAAGACTGATGGAGGAGATCATTGTATTGtggattctattttaaaatatttgagggaGTCACTAAAGTGTGCTGTATGCATGGCAAATCCATTTAGCAAAGTTCATTTTGTAGACCTTATATTCCTTCTATGACGTTTGTAC
This region of Arvicola amphibius chromosome 18, mArvAmp1.2, whole genome shotgun sequence genomic DNA includes:
- the LOC119803842 gene encoding zinc finger protein 431-like isoform X1; amino-acid sequence: MKAVTYDDLHINFTREEWDLLAPSQKNLYKDVMLETYRNLASVGCVWEDHNTKEHCLFSRRLERIERIQTGEKLSVYIQCGKPLTYDSQLKWNERTHTGEKPYECNQCGKAFAVYNNLQIHKRIHTGEKPYECNQCGKAFAQYSALQCHKRTHTGEKPYECNQCGKAFAAHNNLQTHKRTHTGEKPYECNQCGKAFAAQTNLQKHKRTHTGEKPYECNQCGKTFSVHSTLQNHKRTHTGEKPYECNHCGKAFAQYSALLCHKRTHTGEKPYACDQCSKAFAAHSNLQSHKETHTGEKHYECNHCGKAFAQYSGLQHHKKTHTGKKPYECNQCGKAFAAHSTLQTHKRRHTGEKPYERNECGKAFAASGNLKMHKRSHPR
- the LOC119803842 gene encoding zinc finger protein 431-like isoform X2, yielding MLETYRNLASVGCVWEDHNTKEHCLFSRRLERIERIQTGEKLSVYIQCGKPLTYDSQLKWNERTHTGEKPYECNQCGKAFAVYNNLQIHKRIHTGEKPYECNQCGKAFAQYSALQCHKRTHTGEKPYECNQCGKAFAAHNNLQTHKRTHTGEKPYECNQCGKAFAAQTNLQKHKRTHTGEKPYECNQCGKTFSVHSTLQNHKRTHTGEKPYECNHCGKAFAQYSALLCHKRTHTGEKPYACDQCSKAFAAHSNLQSHKETHTGEKHYECNHCGKAFAQYSGLQHHKKTHTGKKPYECNQCGKAFAAHSTLQTHKRRHTGEKPYERNECGKAFAASGNLKMHKRSHPR